One Brevibacillus choshinensis genomic window carries:
- the yedA gene encoding drug/metabolite exporter YedA — protein MTEKKDSKLIAVTIALLMVYLFWGGTYLGMKVAIESMPPFIMAGVRFFLAGAVLFLIGRWKGADMPSAAEWKGAGIVGALLLLGGNGVVAWAELRLPSAIASLLVATVPLWILVFNWVGGSRQRPTLGVMAGILFGLAGVAVLVVHPGGAEEKGMDTVGILALLFASISWSFGSLYSRTAKLPASPLMSTALQMIIGGILLGIASLFLDDWTKLHVTQISLRSWVALGYLIVFGSILAYTAYIWLLKNAEPSLVSTYAFVNPIVAVFLGWLLADEQLTTQSWIAAAMIIAAVAIITIFRGKSAAHSQTVVRKEEGHLQASE, from the coding sequence ATGACGGAGAAAAAAGATTCAAAACTGATTGCCGTGACGATCGCATTGCTGATGGTATACCTGTTTTGGGGCGGTACTTATCTAGGGATGAAGGTCGCGATTGAGTCCATGCCTCCCTTTATTATGGCAGGGGTTCGATTCTTTCTGGCTGGTGCCGTCCTTTTCCTGATCGGGCGCTGGAAGGGAGCCGATATGCCGAGTGCGGCTGAGTGGAAGGGAGCCGGGATCGTGGGCGCGCTGCTCCTGCTCGGCGGCAACGGAGTCGTCGCTTGGGCAGAGCTGAGACTTCCTTCCGCCATTGCATCCTTGCTCGTTGCCACCGTTCCGCTGTGGATTCTCGTGTTCAACTGGGTTGGCGGGAGCAGGCAAAGGCCTACGCTGGGGGTAATGGCTGGGATCTTGTTTGGCTTGGCCGGAGTAGCCGTATTGGTCGTTCATCCTGGAGGTGCAGAAGAGAAAGGCATGGATACGGTCGGAATCCTCGCCCTTTTATTTGCCTCCATCAGTTGGTCGTTCGGCTCGTTGTATTCGCGCACCGCCAAGCTGCCTGCCTCGCCATTGATGTCGACCGCGCTACAAATGATCATAGGGGGAATCTTGCTCGGCATCGCGTCGCTGTTTCTCGATGACTGGACGAAGCTGCACGTGACTCAAATCTCGCTTCGATCCTGGGTGGCACTGGGGTATTTAATCGTTTTTGGTTCGATTCTCGCGTATACCGCATACATTTGGCTCTTAAAAAATGCGGAGCCTTCGCTCGTGTCCACGTATGCATTTGTGAATCCGATTGTCGCGGTCTTTTTAGGTTGGCTGCTGGCAGATGAGCAGCTGACTACCCAATCCTGGATCGCTGCCGCCATGATTATCGCAGCCGTCGCCATCATCACGATTTTTCGCGGTAAAAGTGCTGCACACTCGCAAACCGTTGTGCGAAAAGAGGAAGGACACCTTCAGGCGAGTGAATGA
- a CDS encoding ATP-binding protein — MILTRKKARVSLFTQMVLLISIVVLISMGIGTALFSFILDDILDRYIGQQAMTVAKMAAMDDDIIAAFGTAHPSDLIQPIAESIRISTGASYVVIGNKDGIRYSHYDPDQIGHRMGTSNDPVFLENRSVIYRGAGISGPAIKAKTPIVNSKGETIGVSSVGFVMSEVENRVAEYKSRVVTFSMLLLVIGIVGAFIIARRVKRLFYGLEPEEISFLFTEKAAILESIRDATVAVDMQGRVVSMNKRARALLQEDLTIGNPISSPQIRDIIHSVNRHTQETNHKILLGHEIFITDYSPILSNNEVRGVVFTFRPESEIEQLTEEITKISSFSDNMRAQNHEYLNRLNTIYGLLKLKEYDKALELITDEVKERQDILAFIMSSVKEPFIAACLLGKINRSKELKVSLELDQDSYLGDVPDHIDTKVLVTILGNLIDNAMEAALSHKRAEAMVHVSFTDLGKDIIFDIEDNGQGVPPDMESRIFESGVTTKPGENRGLGLAIVKNSLELLGGHITLGKSNLGGARFTIAVPMDKEQKKVEGANPDD, encoded by the coding sequence ATGATCCTTACCCGCAAAAAAGCTCGGGTCAGCCTCTTTACCCAAATGGTTCTGCTCATCTCCATCGTGGTCCTCATCAGCATGGGGATCGGAACCGCCCTGTTTTCCTTTATATTGGACGACATTTTGGATCGTTACATCGGACAGCAGGCCATGACGGTCGCCAAGATGGCTGCCATGGACGATGACATCATAGCGGCTTTTGGTACGGCACATCCCTCCGATCTGATCCAGCCCATCGCTGAATCCATCCGGATCTCTACCGGAGCCAGTTACGTGGTGATCGGAAACAAAGACGGAATACGGTACTCTCACTACGATCCAGATCAAATAGGGCATCGAATGGGGACAAGCAATGATCCCGTCTTTTTGGAAAATCGCTCCGTTATCTATCGCGGGGCAGGCATATCCGGCCCGGCCATCAAGGCGAAGACTCCCATCGTCAACAGCAAAGGCGAGACCATCGGCGTCTCCTCCGTCGGCTTCGTGATGAGCGAAGTGGAAAACAGGGTCGCGGAGTACAAGTCAAGAGTCGTCACCTTCTCGATGCTGCTCTTGGTGATTGGCATCGTCGGCGCTTTCATTATCGCTCGGCGTGTGAAGCGCTTGTTCTATGGTCTGGAGCCTGAGGAAATTTCCTTTTTGTTTACGGAAAAGGCAGCGATTCTCGAATCCATCCGTGACGCTACCGTAGCGGTCGATATGCAGGGCCGCGTCGTTTCCATGAATAAGCGGGCACGCGCACTCCTTCAGGAGGATTTGACGATTGGCAATCCCATTTCCAGCCCGCAAATTCGTGACATTATTCATTCGGTTAATCGACATACACAAGAGACGAATCACAAGATCCTGCTGGGGCACGAAATCTTTATCACGGATTACTCTCCCATCCTCAGCAACAACGAAGTCAGAGGCGTCGTCTTCACCTTCCGGCCGGAGTCGGAAATCGAGCAGCTCACGGAGGAAATCACGAAGATCAGTTCTTTTTCCGATAATATGCGTGCACAGAATCATGAATATTTGAATCGTTTAAACACCATATACGGACTGCTCAAGCTCAAGGAATATGACAAAGCGCTGGAATTGATCACGGATGAAGTCAAGGAGAGGCAGGATATTCTCGCCTTTATCATGAGCTCCGTAAAGGAACCGTTCATCGCTGCCTGTCTGCTGGGAAAAATCAATCGCTCCAAAGAGCTGAAGGTGTCACTGGAGCTCGATCAGGACAGCTATCTCGGAGATGTGCCGGATCATATCGATACCAAGGTGCTCGTCACGATTCTCGGCAATCTGATCGACAACGCGATGGAGGCAGCTCTCTCGCACAAACGCGCGGAAGCCATGGTTCATGTCTCTTTCACCGATCTTGGAAAAGACATCATTTTCGACATCGAAGACAATGGACAAGGCGTTCCACCGGACATGGAATCCCGCATCTTTGAAAGCGGTGTCACAACCAAGCCGGGAGAAAATCGCGGGCTCGGACTTGCAATCGTCAAAAACTCGCTGGAGCTCCTGGGGGGACACATCACCCTGGGTAAGAGCAATCTGGGCGGCGCACGGTTCACGATTGCGGTACCGATGGATAAGGAACAGAAAAAAGTAGAGGGGGCAAATCCCGATGACTGA
- a CDS encoding response regulator yields MTDKPITVMIVEDDEVAAKIYEQFTLKLEGFQIIATATTGKQALEMLHVVTPDVLLLDIFLPDMNGIDLLREVRKHFRGIDAIMITAANDVETVREAIRGGAYSYIIKPIIIDKFMSTLEQYASTRRQLQQHTTMDQSAVDKLFTKAVHASAPKTGETVTLLPKGIDKLTLKLIRDKMQVTQQSVNADDLAALVGMSHSTVRRYLEFLVSINEVTVETFYGTVGRPERKYRWAEQNGKMIRDA; encoded by the coding sequence ATGACTGATAAACCTATTACCGTCATGATCGTAGAAGATGACGAAGTTGCTGCCAAAATCTATGAACAATTCACACTCAAGCTCGAGGGATTTCAAATCATAGCCACCGCCACCACCGGCAAGCAGGCTCTGGAAATGCTGCATGTCGTGACTCCAGACGTGCTGCTCTTGGACATCTTTTTGCCGGATATGAACGGAATTGACCTATTGCGGGAAGTGAGAAAGCATTTTCGCGGGATCGACGCCATCATGATTACAGCCGCGAACGATGTGGAAACGGTGCGAGAGGCGATTCGAGGCGGGGCGTACAGCTATATCATCAAGCCCATAATCATCGATAAATTCATGTCTACCCTGGAGCAATACGCAAGTACGAGACGTCAGCTTCAGCAGCACACCACCATGGATCAGAGTGCTGTCGACAAGCTGTTTACCAAAGCTGTGCACGCGTCTGCCCCCAAGACGGGGGAAACCGTCACGCTGCTCCCGAAAGGAATCGACAAGCTGACGCTGAAGCTCATCCGGGACAAGATGCAGGTGACCCAACAAAGCGTGAATGCGGACGATCTGGCAGCACTGGTCGGCATGAGCCACTCGACTGTGCGCAGGTATCTCGAATTTCTGGTATCCATTAATGAAGTCACCGTGGAGACCTTTTACGGCACCGTCGGCCGCCCGGAACGAAAATACCGCTGGGCGGAACAGAATGGAAAGATGATCAGGGATGCGTAA
- the cyoD gene encoding cytochrome o ubiquinol oxidase subunit IV encodes MTQHGNHGDHHNHGSLKSYVIGFILSIVLTIIPIVLVMNNMLDKGTTVIWILVMAVLQFVIQLFFFMHVREGEKPRYNVQTLVLGLVIVFTIIAGSIWIMMFNKY; translated from the coding sequence ATGACACAACATGGCAACCATGGAGATCATCACAATCACGGATCGCTCAAATCGTATGTGATCGGCTTTATCCTGTCGATTGTGCTCACCATTATCCCGATTGTGCTGGTCATGAACAACATGCTCGATAAGGGCACAACCGTGATCTGGATCTTGGTGATGGCGGTCCTGCAATTCGTCATTCAGCTGTTCTTCTTCATGCACGTTCGCGAAGGCGAAAAGCCGCGCTACAACGTACAGACATTGGTTCTGGGTTTGGTGATCGTGTTCACGATCATCGCAGGTTCGATCTGGATCATGATGTTCAACAAGTATTAA
- a CDS encoding GNAT family N-acetyltransferase — translation MTGQVFLARPSLEYHEEYMAFYQEWKQSGEPIVPWIVDKDPSDFPAYLRYLEEEDKGENLKPGWVANSTYWLVNEQGKIAGAVNIRHELSERLLHTGGHIGYGVVPSQRRKGYATAILDQSLQLSRELGLKRVLVVCDEGNIGSEKTIVKNGGVFESAFTEEDGNVVRRFWIEL, via the coding sequence GTGACAGGTCAGGTGTTCTTAGCAAGACCATCCTTGGAGTATCATGAGGAATATATGGCTTTTTATCAGGAATGGAAGCAAAGCGGTGAGCCGATCGTCCCTTGGATCGTAGATAAAGACCCGAGTGACTTCCCTGCCTATCTTCGCTACTTGGAAGAGGAAGACAAAGGGGAAAATCTGAAGCCGGGCTGGGTCGCGAATTCCACGTATTGGCTGGTCAATGAACAAGGGAAAATCGCAGGAGCCGTAAATATTCGTCACGAACTGTCGGAGAGACTGCTCCATACGGGTGGACATATCGGCTACGGAGTCGTCCCTTCCCAAAGAAGGAAGGGATATGCGACCGCGATCCTCGATCAGTCCCTGCAGCTATCCCGGGAGCTGGGCTTGAAGCGTGTGCTTGTCGTCTGTGACGAAGGCAACATCGGCTCGGAAAAAACGATCGTGAAGAACGGCGGGGTATTTGAATCCGCGTTCACAGAAGAAGACGGTAATGTCGTCAGAAGATTTTGGATCGAGCTGTAG
- the cyoC gene encoding cytochrome o ubiquinol oxidase subunit III has product MATQHDHAHGHDHEHGHEEHEQLKVLGFWIFVVTDCILFGSLFATFAVLMNSYAGGPTGKEMFELPGIIASTFILLTSSFTSGLAVLAMNKGKVKEMISWLAVTAVLGLAFVVLEINEFTHLVHEGATMATSAFWSAFFTLVGTHGLHVSVGLFWMVALMIQLKRRGITPVTRRKVTNLSLYWHFLDVVWIFLFTVVYLMGVM; this is encoded by the coding sequence ATGGCGACTCAACACGACCACGCTCATGGACACGATCATGAACATGGCCATGAAGAACATGAACAATTAAAAGTGCTCGGATTTTGGATCTTCGTTGTGACTGACTGTATCCTTTTCGGTTCGCTGTTCGCCACTTTTGCGGTGTTGATGAACAGCTACGCGGGAGGACCGACAGGAAAAGAAATGTTTGAGCTCCCAGGGATCATCGCTTCGACCTTTATCCTGTTGACCAGCAGCTTTACGAGCGGTTTGGCTGTCCTGGCGATGAACAAAGGCAAAGTCAAAGAAATGATTTCCTGGCTGGCTGTAACCGCAGTACTGGGTCTGGCGTTCGTAGTGCTGGAGATCAACGAGTTCACGCACCTGGTACACGAGGGTGCAACCATGGCAACAAGTGCTTTCTGGTCCGCGTTCTTTACGCTTGTCGGTACGCACGGACTTCACGTTTCGGTCGGTTTGTTCTGGATGGTGGCGTTGATGATTCAGCTGAAACGCCGCGGCATCACTCCGGTAACACGACGTAAAGTGACAAACCTGAGCTTGTACTGGCACTTCCTGGACGTTGTGTGGATCTTCCTCTTCACAGTCGTCTACCTGATGGGGGTGATGTAG
- the cyoA gene encoding ubiquinol oxidase subunit II: MSGGKMLRQFHFWVLAALATVLLSGCGSDYLVLNPKGPVAETQYNLIIISVILCAIIIVPVLALTAFIVYRYRDTPENKAPYKPNWAHNTTLEVIWWGIPVIIIAILGYFTVRDTYALKENPNKEVKPMTIQVTALDWKWMFTYPDQNIATVNYLEIPAGVPVHFQVSAEAPMNSFWVPELGGQIYAMSGMATELYLQADKPGEFAGFSANFSGEGFAHMQFKVVAKPQNEFDQWVKQVKGTTPEMTKQDYEELKKPGVMKEEKMYSAFPEGLFEEIVQRYSHGHDMNHVMHPEEAATTKETEQGSDMSQMPGMDHSKMNH; encoded by the coding sequence ATGAGTGGAGGAAAAATGCTGAGGCAATTTCATTTTTGGGTCTTGGCAGCACTAGCAACTGTCCTGCTGTCAGGATGCGGAAGTGATTATCTTGTCCTGAATCCGAAGGGACCTGTTGCCGAAACGCAGTACAATCTCATTATCATCTCAGTGATTTTGTGCGCAATCATAATTGTTCCCGTTCTCGCGCTTACCGCTTTTATCGTATACCGATATCGCGATACACCGGAGAACAAGGCGCCATACAAACCAAATTGGGCTCATAATACGACCCTTGAGGTGATCTGGTGGGGAATTCCGGTCATCATCATTGCTATTTTGGGTTACTTCACCGTGCGTGACACGTATGCGTTGAAAGAAAACCCGAATAAAGAAGTGAAGCCGATGACCATTCAGGTAACGGCTCTGGATTGGAAATGGATGTTTACTTACCCTGATCAAAATATCGCAACGGTCAACTACTTAGAAATTCCTGCCGGCGTACCGGTTCATTTCCAAGTATCTGCAGAAGCTCCGATGAACTCGTTCTGGGTGCCAGAGCTTGGCGGCCAGATCTACGCGATGTCGGGTATGGCTACCGAGCTGTATCTGCAAGCAGATAAACCAGGTGAATTCGCAGGCTTCTCCGCGAACTTCTCGGGTGAAGGTTTTGCCCACATGCAGTTCAAAGTGGTAGCGAAGCCGCAAAATGAGTTTGATCAGTGGGTGAAGCAAGTGAAAGGTACCACCCCTGAGATGACCAAGCAAGATTATGAAGAGTTGAAAAAGCCGGGTGTAATGAAAGAGGAGAAAATGTACTCTGCATTCCCAGAAGGCTTGTTTGAAGAGATCGTTCAAAGATACAGCCACGGTCATGACATGAATCACGTTATGCACCCGGAGGAAGCAGCAACAACGAAAGAAACCGAACAAGGCTCTGATATGAGCCAAATGCCTGGAATGGATCATTCCAAAATGAACCACTAG
- a CDS encoding transporter substrate-binding domain-containing protein, whose amino-acid sequence MRKWAFIWLALLLVVITGCSQEAGTGVSGPSTIQKVIDRKKLVIGTSSGYFPFEMKDKDGKFVGYDMDLGTAIANALKVEVEFKDYSDFGGLIPALQTGDIDMVISGMTIRGDRALAVSFSDPYYSSGQVVMVPKKDTSTQSWKDLDQPGKKIAVGQGTTGALLAKQLFKNAQVMDFDGFTNAALAVKQAQADALIFDEPGIRVFEVMNKDSVRGVYEVLSSENLGIALPLNDQATIQWVNSFLASYRNGLDDQASINKWFKSNEWVNQVQQQ is encoded by the coding sequence ATGAGAAAATGGGCGTTTATATGGTTGGCTTTGCTGCTTGTGGTCATAACTGGATGTTCTCAGGAAGCTGGGACAGGAGTAAGCGGTCCTTCTACGATCCAAAAAGTAATTGATAGGAAGAAATTGGTAATCGGCACTTCTAGCGGTTATTTTCCTTTTGAAATGAAAGACAAGGATGGAAAGTTCGTCGGGTATGACATGGATTTAGGAACGGCGATTGCCAACGCCTTGAAGGTAGAAGTCGAGTTTAAAGATTACAGCGATTTCGGCGGCTTGATTCCGGCCTTGCAGACAGGTGACATCGACATGGTCATTTCCGGCATGACCATTCGCGGCGATCGGGCGCTGGCCGTCAGTTTTTCCGATCCGTACTACTCCTCAGGTCAAGTCGTCATGGTCCCGAAAAAGGACACATCGACACAAAGCTGGAAGGACTTGGATCAACCGGGTAAAAAGATCGCTGTCGGACAGGGAACGACTGGTGCCTTGCTGGCCAAGCAGTTGTTTAAAAACGCGCAGGTTATGGATTTCGACGGCTTCACAAACGCGGCGTTGGCGGTCAAGCAGGCACAGGCCGACGCGCTCATTTTCGACGAACCGGGCATACGCGTATTTGAGGTCATGAACAAAGACTCTGTAAGGGGTGTGTACGAAGTCTTATCCTCCGAGAACCTGGGGATTGCTCTGCCGCTGAATGATCAGGCGACGATCCAATGGGTGAACTCCTTCCTGGCATCGTATCGAAATGGTTTGGACGATCAAGCATCAATCAACAAATGGTTCAAGTCCAACGAGTGGGTCAATCAGGTGCAACAACAGTAA
- a CDS encoding Lrp/AsnC family transcriptional regulator, with protein sequence MDEVDLKIVELLEENGRLSHEEISKLLHISRPAVHQRVGKLERSGVIRGYRCIIDWRKLEQKFKVLIFVKARCQNFKEIARKIVELKVPNVKIVECQRLAGEWCMMLKVRVNSPEDLTNLIDEMVKHEEVLETSTTFILSTMYEDGWKEIESEGGISR encoded by the coding sequence ATGGATGAAGTAGATCTGAAAATTGTGGAGCTTCTAGAGGAAAATGGGAGACTGTCGCACGAGGAAATCAGCAAGCTCTTGCACATTTCACGCCCGGCTGTCCACCAGCGTGTAGGCAAGCTCGAACGAAGTGGAGTGATCAGGGGGTATCGCTGCATCATCGATTGGAGGAAGCTCGAGCAAAAATTCAAAGTCCTGATCTTCGTCAAGGCGAGGTGCCAGAACTTCAAGGAAATCGCCCGCAAGATCGTGGAGCTAAAGGTGCCCAACGTAAAAATCGTCGAATGCCAAAGGCTCGCAGGAGAGTGGTGCATGATGCTGAAGGTTCGTGTGAATTCACCGGAGGATTTGACGAACCTGATCGATGAAATGGTCAAACATGAAGAAGTTTTGGAAACCTCTACAACCTTCATCCTGTCCACCATGTATGAGGATGGGTGGAAGGAAATAGAAAGCGAGGGTGGAATCAGCCGATGA
- a CDS encoding cbb3-type cytochrome c oxidase subunit I, which translates to MWENIKEFASTFFVTGDPLIYGADVSIALTMIAIVFVLTKYKKWGWLWREWLTTVDHKRIGIMYLIASLLMLFRGGVDALLMRLQLAFPNVEFLHSDHYNAIFTTHGTIMILFMAMPMMFGLFNMVVPLQLGARDVAYPFLNAVSFWLFMLGAMLFNLSFVIGGSPDAGWMSYPPLSQNDFSPGPGQNFWIWGIQISGIGSLATGINFIVTILKMRAPGMKLSQMPLFSWSVLSSSIMIIFAFPILTVTIALLFLDRFAGAHFFTMGGGGNPMMYLNLIWMWGHPEVYIVVVPAFGIFSEVVATFSKKTIFGYKSMVWALMAIAIASFFTWAHHFFTMGTSASVIAFFAISTMVIAIPTGVKVFNWLFTMFRGRISFKQPMLWTIAFIPCFVVGGATGVMLAVAPADYQYHNSYFLIAHFHQVLIGGVVFGYLAGIYYWWPKLFGFKLDEKLGRWGFWFWNIGFYVCFMPQYALGFMGMTRRYYTYGWDRGWADLNLISTVGAFLMGIGFIFQVWQIAYSIKHGERDTTGDPWNARTLEWSIPSPAPFYNFAVVPTVKGADDWWLTKEAKANGTYKEEPAHLEPIHMPKNSGIPFIMSLFFFLVGFGFTFGWVWMAVIGFIGVALCMWARSFQYDTDYYVPVEEVRSTEASLGRVY; encoded by the coding sequence GTGTGGGAGAACATTAAGGAATTTGCGTCCACGTTCTTTGTTACTGGTGATCCGCTGATCTACGGTGCAGACGTCTCCATCGCTCTGACTATGATCGCGATTGTCTTTGTCCTTACCAAGTACAAAAAATGGGGTTGGCTCTGGCGTGAATGGCTGACTACCGTCGACCATAAGCGTATCGGTATCATGTACTTGATTGCATCGCTTTTGATGCTGTTCCGCGGTGGGGTTGACGCCCTGCTGATGCGTTTGCAATTGGCATTCCCGAATGTAGAGTTCCTGCATTCCGATCACTACAATGCGATCTTTACGACTCACGGTACGATCATGATCTTGTTCATGGCGATGCCGATGATGTTCGGTCTGTTTAACATGGTAGTTCCTCTGCAATTGGGCGCTCGAGATGTTGCCTATCCGTTCTTGAACGCAGTCAGCTTCTGGCTGTTCATGCTGGGTGCGATGCTGTTCAACCTGTCGTTCGTCATCGGGGGTTCTCCTGATGCGGGTTGGATGTCGTATCCGCCACTGTCTCAAAATGATTTCAGTCCTGGTCCGGGTCAGAACTTCTGGATCTGGGGTATCCAGATCTCCGGGATTGGTAGTTTGGCTACGGGGATTAACTTCATCGTAACCATCTTGAAAATGCGTGCTCCTGGCATGAAGCTTTCTCAAATGCCATTGTTCAGCTGGTCTGTACTTTCCAGCAGCATTATGATCATCTTTGCTTTCCCGATTTTGACTGTAACCATCGCGCTGTTGTTCCTTGACCGTTTTGCAGGTGCTCACTTCTTTACGATGGGCGGCGGCGGTAACCCGATGATGTACCTCAACCTCATCTGGATGTGGGGTCACCCAGAGGTATACATCGTAGTTGTTCCAGCGTTCGGTATTTTCTCTGAAGTTGTTGCGACGTTCTCGAAGAAAACAATCTTCGGTTACAAATCCATGGTTTGGGCTTTGATGGCGATCGCGATTGCATCGTTCTTCACATGGGCTCACCACTTCTTCACAATGGGTACAAGCGCCAGCGTCATCGCGTTCTTTGCGATTTCGACGATGGTCATTGCGATCCCGACCGGGGTGAAGGTGTTCAACTGGTTGTTTACAATGTTCCGCGGTCGGATATCCTTTAAACAGCCGATGCTGTGGACCATCGCTTTCATTCCTTGCTTTGTCGTGGGTGGTGCGACCGGTGTCATGCTGGCCGTTGCTCCTGCTGACTATCAGTACCATAACAGTTACTTCCTGATTGCCCACTTCCACCAAGTATTGATCGGTGGGGTAGTGTTCGGTTACCTGGCAGGTATTTACTACTGGTGGCCAAAACTGTTCGGCTTCAAGCTGGATGAGAAGCTCGGAAGATGGGGCTTCTGGTTCTGGAACATCGGTTTCTATGTTTGCTTCATGCCGCAATACGCGCTGGGCTTCATGGGTATGACTCGCCGTTACTACACGTACGGCTGGGATCGCGGTTGGGCGGACCTCAACCTGATCTCTACTGTCGGGGCATTCCTGATGGGTATCGGTTTCATCTTCCAAGTATGGCAGATCGCCTACAGCATCAAGCACGGTGAGCGCGACACAACAGGCGACCCGTGGAATGCACGTACGCTGGAATGGTCGATTCCTTCTCCAGCACCGTTCTACAACTTTGCTGTTGTTCCTACGGTAAAAGGTGCCGATGACTGGTGGCTGACAAAAGAAGCAAAAGCAAATGGTACGTATAAAGAAGAGCCTGCGCATCTGGAGCCAATCCACATGCCGAAAAACTCGGGTATTCCGTTTATCATGTCCCTCTTCTTCTTCTTGGTCGGATTTGGGTTCACATTCGGTTGGGTATGGATGGCTGTAATTGGATTTATCGGCGTGGCACTGTGCATGTGGGCTCGTTCCTTCCAGTATGATACGGATTATTACGTACCGGTGGAGGAAGTGCGCAGCACGGAGGCTTCACTGGGGAGGGTTTACTAA
- a CDS encoding dimethylarginine dimethylaminohydrolase family protein: MRLNVQGERWFPSEKAFSEDMPELWGNWYCDSEVGTLRSVLMRRPGKEIEIVNESNYSQFRWKAAMEPERARAQQDALAQIYRNHGIEVHYVENMREDKPNAMYLRDLVVTTPEGAIVCRPAIEARRGEERYVAEQLAKLGVPIIKTINGDGFFDGACLMWVDRKTVIIGTGARANEAGAKQVEAELRNLGVTDFIRFPIPYGHAHIDGLLNIADRRTVVLFPWQVPYDVVKPLLDRDFTVIEATNPVEVKETFCTNFVALQPGKVVMPAGNPETKAKMEQAGIQVIEAEMDEIIKGWGSIHCMTAFLRRDPIDPI; this comes from the coding sequence ATGAGACTGAATGTACAAGGCGAGCGCTGGTTCCCGTCGGAAAAGGCATTTTCAGAGGACATGCCCGAGCTGTGGGGCAATTGGTACTGTGATTCAGAAGTAGGTACGCTGCGATCTGTCCTGATGAGAAGGCCAGGGAAGGAAATTGAGATTGTGAACGAGAGCAATTATTCACAATTCCGCTGGAAAGCTGCGATGGAGCCGGAGAGGGCACGCGCTCAGCAGGATGCATTGGCTCAGATTTATCGAAATCACGGAATTGAGGTTCACTATGTAGAAAACATGCGGGAAGACAAGCCGAATGCCATGTATTTGCGAGACCTGGTCGTGACTACACCAGAGGGAGCAATCGTGTGTCGGCCGGCGATCGAGGCGCGGAGGGGAGAAGAGAGGTACGTTGCGGAGCAGCTGGCCAAGCTGGGTGTTCCCATCATCAAGACGATTAATGGGGATGGTTTCTTCGACGGTGCGTGCCTGATGTGGGTCGACCGGAAGACGGTCATCATCGGTACAGGGGCTCGCGCCAACGAGGCAGGGGCGAAGCAGGTCGAAGCAGAGCTGCGCAACCTCGGAGTGACCGACTTTATCCGCTTTCCGATTCCGTATGGACATGCCCATATCGATGGTCTTTTGAACATAGCAGACAGGCGGACAGTGGTTCTGTTCCCTTGGCAGGTGCCATACGATGTCGTCAAGCCTCTCCTGGACAGAGATTTCACGGTGATTGAGGCAACCAATCCGGTAGAAGTGAAAGAAACCTTTTGCACGAATTTCGTAGCGCTACAGCCCGGAAAGGTTGTCATGCCAGCGGGAAATCCAGAGACAAAAGCCAAGATGGAGCAGGCTGGCATTCAGGTGATCGAAGCTGAGATGGACGAAATCATCAAGGGCTGGGGATCCATTCATTGCATGACAGCCTTTTTGCGGAGAGATCCGATCGACCCGATCTAA